A single window of Pirellulales bacterium DNA harbors:
- a CDS encoding c-type cytochrome, producing the protein MTENVPRLARVSCRIIAIAVIISFRASIGAAEPARIAESGSQNPHAGNLAAELDEAEDENGPLVLPAGLRAEYTAATKTVTRIDTALRFSWKDEPADPRLLLGDFTARWTGKLLVVAPGVHTFHLFVAGGEARLTLDGKLLIERDVAEPQWLDTAALDLDYGHHTIEITFSRHGLAAQLGLYWSGARFQLERIPERYLFHDPQPSADEQFTQGRRLARGLRCANCHELPDVMPAPLAPSLERLAGNISRARLMDWIGGRRAHPSADSGKKSTRDPDQADVHAKQSAHGAVAAGIAAQEIDDVKFRMPGLGLSREEARHIVAFLLDEKAVTAGVDPAHNSAQKGAEDGSENTADAQAGEQLFNSLGCLACHVMGDLGSPRLAGGGDLSTVGGKRPPDFFTRWLADPAQSNPAHRMPVFPLDDDERRDLAAYLAARVDEQPGKPPPNDEIEENQDGDVQRGVQLVTAHHCGACHALPAAPGAKPAALAAPQRRRLPKQTDWNRSCLGEPDVAHARPGYRLRPEQREAIIAYLSEMSHDAAPRHDDGRDPTSNHPFDGARIFAERNCTGCHSRGLAPGIAERLPAVAAAHPELARALAALAPPSLDDIGDKLERAAILQAVTTTVPPRRPWLKIRMPRFAFVAGEVEALADWLIAADRLPEHGMPARGSFAERPLDDESLSVAGRRLVTSEGFGCASCHQIGKSIPKQDNLAALGTDLSLVGQRIRRAWFDRWVRNPARIVPRMEMPAIEIPVPGVLDDALADQLAAVWHVLNRPGFTPPAAGALRVVRTRNMSDEPEPAAVLTDVLRVDKRAFVRPLVLGLPNRHSVLFDCEENRLAGWWLGDVARERTEGKRWFWEPGGTHVLAIASRGASELTIRQSGRVRDPIRSRQCAAELDAWRHVPGGVAFDYRLAFDSAGEGHRCELHVTQTVNAIPANTPNVRNGFRRRIEIQRAPADVEIQWRLLLADVAGRILGQSFTTTDGAAGQVTVRLVEPAAALAVEAGSPVARLVANRDAKVIIFKAEYTSEVAADRYPTRLPAPAARPAVQLACVPGFDGIRLPLPITEMPTGFAWRRDGTLMFASLKGQVWLAPDSDGDGLPDGLRPLSDELAAPYGLADRGDAVDVINKNGLLRLSEFDAQGYAQRTEVVADGWGHTEDYHDWAVGLVGDGADGYYVALPCRQNQRSDASALMRGQGLHLLPRTPTSDDPRRYAVEPFCAGLRFPMGLAINRAGALFATDNQGNYNPFNELNHLVPGAHYGFFHKSESHAAAPERRDPAVEIPHPWTRSVNGICFLETPAALRAQSGKDMFGPWEGHLVGCEYDTRRLVRMSLEMVGTTYQGAVYPLSIEPAEGADTFEGPIACAIAPDGSLYVGNMRDSGWGAGQNTGSIVRLRPHGPLPGGIAVVRAAADGFTIQFAAPVVQQAAAKPANYSVVSYRRIPTADYGGPDIDRQDLRVRAVNLSADGQSARIEVDPLRAGFVYEIRVKNLAPPGEPFFPAEAYYTLRAVPNGGDSQ; encoded by the coding sequence AGTCGGGCAGCCAGAATCCGCACGCCGGGAATCTCGCCGCTGAATTAGACGAAGCCGAGGATGAAAACGGCCCACTGGTTTTGCCAGCCGGGTTGCGTGCCGAATACACGGCCGCTACGAAAACCGTAACGCGTATCGACACGGCCTTGCGATTCTCCTGGAAGGACGAGCCGGCCGACCCGCGGCTGCTGCTTGGCGATTTCACCGCGCGTTGGACGGGCAAGTTGCTGGTCGTCGCACCGGGAGTTCATACATTCCATTTGTTTGTGGCCGGCGGCGAAGCTCGTTTGACGCTCGATGGCAAGCTGCTCATCGAGCGTGACGTCGCCGAACCGCAGTGGCTCGACACTGCTGCGCTCGACTTGGATTATGGACACCACACGATCGAGATAACATTCAGTCGGCATGGCCTCGCGGCACAGCTTGGCCTGTATTGGTCGGGCGCGCGGTTCCAGTTAGAGCGAATTCCCGAGCGATATTTGTTTCACGATCCGCAGCCCTCGGCCGACGAGCAATTCACCCAGGGACGCCGTCTGGCGCGAGGGCTGCGCTGCGCCAACTGTCATGAACTGCCCGACGTGATGCCGGCTCCCTTGGCTCCCTCGCTGGAAAGACTGGCGGGCAATATTTCGCGTGCCAGGCTCATGGATTGGATCGGCGGTCGCCGGGCACACCCGTCGGCCGATTCCGGTAAGAAGTCGACGCGCGATCCCGACCAGGCCGACGTCCATGCGAAACAATCTGCACACGGTGCCGTTGCGGCCGGAATCGCTGCGCAGGAAATAGACGACGTTAAGTTTCGCATGCCCGGCTTGGGACTGAGCCGCGAAGAGGCGCGCCATATCGTGGCCTTTTTGCTTGACGAGAAGGCTGTCACTGCTGGCGTTGATCCTGCGCACAATAGCGCCCAAAAAGGCGCAGAAGACGGTTCCGAGAACACGGCCGATGCCCAGGCGGGCGAGCAGCTGTTCAATTCGTTGGGGTGCCTGGCGTGCCATGTGATGGGCGACCTGGGATCGCCACGCCTGGCTGGCGGCGGCGATCTATCAACGGTCGGTGGCAAACGACCGCCTGACTTTTTCACGCGGTGGCTTGCCGACCCGGCGCAGTCGAACCCTGCCCATCGGATGCCTGTGTTTCCGCTCGACGATGATGAGCGCCGGGATCTGGCGGCCTATCTGGCGGCGCGCGTCGACGAGCAGCCGGGCAAGCCACCGCCGAATGACGAAATCGAGGAAAACCAGGACGGTGACGTGCAGCGGGGCGTTCAACTTGTCACGGCCCATCATTGCGGCGCCTGCCACGCACTGCCTGCCGCGCCAGGCGCGAAACCTGCCGCTTTAGCCGCGCCGCAGCGGCGGCGTTTGCCGAAACAAACCGATTGGAACCGTAGCTGCCTCGGCGAGCCTGACGTCGCGCATGCCCGGCCCGGCTATCGGCTTCGTCCCGAACAGCGTGAGGCTATTATCGCCTACCTGAGCGAAATGTCGCACGATGCTGCGCCGCGACACGACGACGGGCGCGATCCTACCTCCAATCACCCGTTCGATGGCGCGCGGATCTTTGCCGAACGTAACTGCACGGGCTGTCATAGTCGTGGTTTGGCGCCGGGTATTGCCGAGCGATTGCCCGCGGTTGCCGCAGCGCATCCTGAACTGGCACGCGCCCTGGCAGCGCTGGCACCCCCTTCGCTCGACGATATCGGCGACAAACTCGAGCGTGCCGCCATTCTGCAGGCTGTGACAACGACGGTGCCGCCACGCCGCCCATGGCTCAAAATCCGCATGCCGCGATTTGCATTCGTCGCGGGCGAGGTCGAAGCCCTTGCTGATTGGTTGATCGCAGCCGATCGTTTGCCCGAGCACGGTATGCCCGCGCGTGGCAGCTTTGCCGAACGGCCGCTCGATGATGAGTCGTTATCGGTCGCCGGACGTCGCCTGGTTACGTCCGAAGGATTTGGCTGCGCGAGCTGTCACCAGATTGGCAAGTCGATTCCCAAGCAAGACAATCTGGCCGCGCTGGGGACTGATCTTTCGCTGGTCGGGCAACGGATACGTCGCGCCTGGTTTGATCGCTGGGTGCGCAATCCCGCGAGGATTGTGCCTCGCATGGAAATGCCGGCAATCGAGATTCCTGTACCCGGCGTGCTTGACGATGCGCTGGCCGATCAACTTGCCGCGGTCTGGCATGTCTTGAATCGTCCCGGCTTTACGCCCCCTGCGGCCGGCGCGCTGCGCGTGGTGCGCACGCGCAATATGTCTGACGAGCCAGAGCCTGCGGCCGTGCTGACCGATGTATTGCGCGTCGACAAGCGGGCCTTCGTGCGGCCGCTGGTGCTTGGGCTGCCGAATCGTCACTCCGTTTTGTTCGATTGCGAAGAGAACCGGCTGGCCGGCTGGTGGTTGGGTGACGTTGCCCGCGAACGGACCGAGGGAAAGCGTTGGTTTTGGGAGCCAGGGGGTACGCACGTGCTGGCGATTGCGTCGCGCGGCGCGAGCGAACTCACCATCCGACAGTCAGGTCGAGTTAGGGATCCGATTCGCTCTAGACAGTGCGCGGCCGAACTGGATGCGTGGCGGCATGTGCCAGGTGGTGTGGCGTTTGATTATCGGTTGGCATTCGATTCGGCCGGCGAAGGTCACCGCTGCGAACTGCACGTGACACAAACGGTAAATGCCATTCCAGCCAATACGCCGAACGTGCGGAACGGATTCCGTCGTCGCATTGAGATCCAGCGCGCGCCTGCGGACGTCGAGATTCAATGGCGGCTGTTGCTAGCGGACGTGGCGGGTCGAATCCTGGGACAGTCCTTCACGACAACGGATGGCGCAGCAGGTCAGGTAACGGTGCGGTTGGTCGAACCGGCGGCCGCGCTGGCGGTTGAGGCGGGATCGCCGGTGGCGCGTCTGGTGGCGAACCGTGACGCGAAGGTGATCATTTTCAAAGCGGAATATACAAGCGAGGTTGCGGCCGATCGTTATCCGACGCGATTGCCCGCACCCGCGGCGCGCCCTGCGGTGCAACTGGCGTGCGTGCCGGGCTTCGACGGAATAAGGTTACCGCTGCCCATCACCGAGATGCCCACCGGTTTTGCCTGGCGGCGCGACGGCACGCTCATGTTCGCCTCGCTCAAGGGGCAAGTTTGGTTGGCGCCCGACAGCGACGGCGACGGATTGCCCGACGGCTTGCGGCCTCTTTCCGATGAATTGGCGGCGCCCTATGGGCTGGCCGATCGCGGCGATGCCGTCGACGTCATCAATAAGAACGGCCTACTGCGGCTATCGGAATTCGATGCCCAAGGATATGCGCAGCGTACCGAAGTCGTGGCCGACGGGTGGGGGCATACCGAGGACTATCACGATTGGGCCGTGGGGCTGGTCGGCGACGGTGCCGATGGGTATTACGTCGCGCTGCCATGCCGACAGAATCAACGTAGCGATGCGTCGGCCTTGATGCGCGGTCAAGGATTGCACCTGCTGCCGCGCACGCCGACGTCCGATGATCCACGCCGCTATGCGGTCGAGCCCTTCTGCGCGGGTTTGCGCTTTCCCATGGGTTTGGCCATCAATCGCGCGGGCGCACTGTTCGCCACCGACAACCAAGGAAACTACAACCCGTTTAACGAACTGAACCACCTGGTGCCGGGCGCGCATTATGGTTTCTTCCACAAGAGTGAAAGCCACGCCGCCGCGCCCGAGCGCCGCGATCCGGCCGTCGAGATTCCTCACCCCTGGACCCGCAGCGTCAACGGCATTTGTTTTCTGGAAACGCCTGCCGCGTTGCGCGCACAATCTGGAAAAGACATGTTCGGGCCGTGGGAGGGGCATCTGGTCGGTTGCGAGTACGACACGCGACGTCTGGTCCGCATGAGCCTCGAGATGGTCGGCACGACGTACCAGGGAGCCGTCTATCCACTCAGTATCGAGCCGGCCGAAGGCGCCGACACGTTCGAGGGTCCCATTGCGTGCGCGATTGCGCCGGATGGGTCGTTGTATGTCGGCAACATGCGTGACAGTGGTTGGGGCGCCGGCCAGAACACGGGTTCGATCGTTCGGCTGCGCCCCCACGGGCCACTTCCTGGCGGCATCGCGGTAGTGCGTGCCGCGGCCGACGGATTTACCATTCAATTTGCCGCGCCAGTCGTGCAGCAGGCCGCCGCGAAGCCGGCCAACTACTCGGTTGTCTCGTATCGGCGCATCCCGACGGCGGACTATGGCGGACCGGACATCGATCGCCAGGATTTGCGCGTTCGCGCCGTGAATCTATCCGCAGATGGACAGAGCGCGAGAATCGAAGTCGACCCGCTGCGTGCTGGCTTCGTTTACGAAATTCGCGTCAAGAATCTCGCACCGCCGGGGGAACCGTTCTTTCCGGCCGAGGCGTATTACACGTTACGAGCCGTGCCGAACGGAGGGGATTCGCAGTAG
- a CDS encoding TPM domain-containing protein has product MAGRPTASNVLCVALIAVALAAHARAEVTVRDPGTRIVDEAHVIDADTKQKLEGYLEELEQKTTAQVKVLTVHNDDGEDIASFAQRHFDLWKLGQKGKDNGVLIALDVDDHKVSILTGYGVEGDLPDSFCGTLRRKITDQYFRGGQYAEGLLQMAVAIANKIADDQHVKLLGVPDIRHEVPDETSYAALFMLLFFAAVLMYLLYSTMQRERHRQVWRGDLTDISYWGRVLGDIFASGGGSTWSSGSGGGFGGGGGGGGGSFGGGGSSGGGGSSGGW; this is encoded by the coding sequence ATGGCTGGTAGGCCGACCGCGAGCAACGTGCTATGCGTGGCACTGATCGCCGTGGCCTTGGCCGCGCATGCGCGGGCCGAGGTTACGGTGCGCGATCCTGGCACGCGCATCGTAGACGAGGCCCACGTCATCGACGCGGACACGAAGCAAAAGCTGGAAGGATATCTCGAAGAGCTCGAACAAAAAACCACGGCACAGGTGAAAGTGCTGACCGTGCACAATGACGACGGCGAAGATATCGCGTCGTTTGCTCAGCGACACTTCGACCTGTGGAAGCTGGGACAGAAGGGCAAGGACAACGGTGTTTTGATTGCCCTGGACGTAGACGACCACAAGGTCAGCATCTTGACCGGCTATGGCGTCGAAGGGGACCTGCCGGATTCTTTTTGTGGCACCTTGCGACGAAAGATCACCGATCAATACTTCCGCGGCGGCCAATATGCCGAAGGCCTGTTGCAGATGGCCGTTGCCATCGCCAACAAGATTGCCGACGATCAACACGTCAAGCTGCTGGGCGTGCCCGATATTCGGCATGAAGTGCCCGACGAGACCAGCTACGCGGCGCTGTTCATGCTGCTGTTCTTCGCCGCGGTCTTGATGTACCTGCTCTATTCCACGATGCAGCGCGAACGCCACCGCCAGGTGTGGCGTGGCGACCTGACCGATATCTCGTACTGGGGACGCGTGTTGGGAGATATCTTCGCCAGCGGCGGCGGCTCGACCTGGAGCAGTGGTTCGGGCGGCGGATTTGGTGGCGGCGGAGGAGGGGGTGGAGGATCCTTCGGCGGCGGGGGCAGCTCAGGCGGCGGTGGCAGCAGCGGTGGATGGTGA
- a CDS encoding amidohydrolase family protein, with protein MNRRRFLKAVSQSTVSLACIPYARSFAAESGPSQIKSPVVDAHMHVWINDPGRFPFAHPYQRDYQPPDAPGTVDVLLADMDANAVTHAVLVQTICHGWDNRYTAHCVRACPTRLRGHGLIDPVDPHVADKLSYWMSEQGLSGMRFSPIYYKGKDDWMTSQAHVRLWKKATELGAIFNFFVATDQLPKLAMMIEQFPAVPVVIDHLSQIDLGAADPLPEMKKLLALARYPNVRVKVSELTSVSKSHEYPFADALPWVRMVYDAFGPSRLLWGTGYPGPARAFYKRPTLADELTLVREKIPFFTAEDQQKILGENAAAIWKLTA; from the coding sequence ATGAATCGCCGCCGATTCCTGAAAGCTGTGTCGCAGTCGACGGTTTCCCTCGCCTGCATTCCCTACGCACGGAGTTTCGCCGCGGAATCAGGGCCCTCCCAGATCAAGAGTCCTGTCGTCGATGCACACATGCACGTGTGGATCAACGATCCCGGCCGCTTTCCTTTTGCCCATCCCTATCAGCGTGACTATCAACCGCCCGACGCGCCCGGCACTGTTGACGTGTTGCTGGCCGACATGGACGCCAACGCAGTCACACATGCTGTGCTGGTGCAAACAATCTGCCACGGCTGGGATAATCGCTACACGGCGCATTGCGTGCGCGCCTGTCCTACGCGGCTGCGTGGTCATGGTCTAATTGATCCGGTCGATCCTCACGTGGCCGATAAATTGAGTTACTGGATGTCCGAGCAGGGCCTATCGGGCATGCGCTTCAGCCCGATCTACTACAAAGGCAAAGACGACTGGATGACGTCGCAGGCGCATGTCCGTTTGTGGAAAAAAGCGACCGAATTGGGCGCGATCTTCAACTTCTTTGTCGCCACCGATCAGCTGCCCAAGCTGGCAATGATGATCGAGCAATTTCCGGCCGTGCCGGTGGTGATCGATCATCTCAGTCAGATCGATTTGGGCGCTGCGGATCCGCTGCCCGAGATGAAGAAGCTGCTGGCGCTGGCGCGGTATCCCAACGTGCGGGTCAAAGTCTCGGAGCTGACGTCCGTCTCCAAATCGCACGAGTATCCGTTTGCCGATGCGCTGCCGTGGGTGCGGATGGTCTACGATGCTTTCGGGCCATCGCGTTTGCTGTGGGGCACCGGCTATCCAGGTCCGGCTCGCGCCTTCTACAAACGGCCCACATTGGCCGACGAGCTGACGTTAGTACGCGAGAAGATTCCCTTCTTCACCGCCGAAGATCAGCAAAAAATTCTTGGCGAGAACGCCGCCGCGATATGGAAGCTAACCGCCTGA